In the Candidatus Desulfatibia profunda genome, GAAATGAAAATCCGGATGCCCCATCAGGCGTTCAATGGTATTTGAACACAGATCCATGCCATGTACTTCGTAGCGGCCGCTTTCCAGCAACCGCTCGCTCAGATGATTGCCGATAAAGCCGTTTACACCAAGAATGAGCACGTGCTTTTTGCGCTGTTGTTCCATCATCATTTCAGTCTGGCTGTTGAACCGCACGCCGGCGGCATCCTGTCTCCAGTCGATTTCACCGTCATCCGATCTGCGCCCGCCGAAATAACTTGCCGATGATTGTTCCTGTGGAATACGCTGGGCCCGGTTTTCCCGGATCTTCGGCAGTAGATCGTCCAGCAGGTCGCCTGCCGCAGTGGTAAGCTTTTTATGCAGGCTCAGGGCCGTGTCGTTGTCGTCAATGGTTACTCGTTTCTGTTCGACAATATCGCCGTCATCCGGTCGCGGTGTCATGTAATGAAGGGTGACGCCAGTCTCTTTTTCACCGTGGATCAGTACCCAGTTCACCGGGCACCGGCCCCGATAACGGGGCAGGAGCGAGCCGTGCAGGTTGAGGCAGCCTGCCGGTGGTAAATCCAGAATTTCCTTGCCAACCATGTTCCGGTAGTAAAAAGAAAAGATGATATCTGGCTCCATTTTTCTTATCCGTTCAACCCATAAGGGGTGGTTGATGTCGGCTGGGTTATAAACCGGGATATCATTGGCCGCCGCCAGCTCGGCCACTGACTCGAACCAGGTATTTTCATTCGGACCGTCTTCATGGGTAAAGACTGCCAGGATATCAAATCCCCGGGTCAGGAGCGCTTTGATTCCAGCGCATCCGATATTATGGTAGGCAAGCACGACTGCTTTCATGGGTTTCTCCTGAAATTAAGGTCATATGGCCGAATTCGTGATCCGTATTGCGGTTTGATAAGGTGCTTTTCTCCTCGGCCGTCGATGGGTTTACGCCACAGATTTCCTGAATAAAAAAGCGGGGTCTGCATCGAA is a window encoding:
- a CDS encoding undecaprenyl-phosphate 4-deoxy-4-formamido-L-arabinose transferase (catalyzes the transfer of 4-deoxy-4-formamido-L-arabinose from UDP to undecaprenyl phosphate), with product AEGVFTLFAVLFVFIGAQFIGLGLLGEYIGRIYHDVRCRPRFFIQEICGVNPSTAEEKSTLSNRNTDHEFGHMTLISGETHESSRACLP